TTCTATCAGAGTATCCACAAATGCCTTTACAATTCTGGTTTCCCGTGGAGTTGCCCTACTGCAGTACCAAGTCAAGAAGTTCTGTCTGAAACTTTTATCGATATGGCCCACACATTCAAGCCACCTGATCACTTTTATGTAGTACTCCAAGTTACTGCCAGCAAGGTCATTTCCATCGCCAACATGTTCCTCATCTCGAGTCTGAGATCGTCTTTTCTTCGATGAACTTCTCTCGTGTTCTTTCCCAAGATTACCATCTTTAGCTTTGCTCAAGGATTTTAAGCTTTCTTTTCGGTTAGGGGTTACCGGCAAACCAGTCTCCGGACCCACAGAAGGTTGCATCAACTGATCAGACTTGTCAAGGTCATTTGATCCCTTGTCAGTTTGACCATCTGACACAAGTCCAGTACCAAGTTGTGTAACATCAGATTGATCGATAGACCCGACTTTCCCAGTTGCATGCTCTTCATCGGACCCACAAGACGGGATTGGATTGTGACTGGCATCAGTGGAGTTGAGAGGCTCGTTGGATGAATCAGGATCAACCATTTTGTTGGTGGTCGTGTAATAGTCGAAATAATCTTCGGTTTTGTTTTCGTTCAAGTCACAGCAAGTTGTAATATTAGTTGTTTCGTCTTCTACAGAAGAAGGGCTAGAAAAACTGCTCCAATTAGTGGCCGGGCTATGAATTTGTGAATCTGCCAATGTTAGAATAAAGATGTCATGGTCTACTACAAAAGCCATACACAATTAAAGAAATTTATTCCTACCGAGATTTTCCGATCAGAAAATATATTGGCTCACAGGTAATCGCGTTGTTTTGTGCATATCAATATGAACTAGGCCATGGAGATCCCCAAAGTTAACCCCGTTGGACCTTCAGCATGGTGTTCAGCCATGGACCACGACCCAGAACTCCGACATCACAAACATCCTCAAAATCTAGTTGCCAGAGTTGAGCAAACCATAGAACATTAGTTTTGGCCTTTTGTGAAACCATCCTAGATCTTATTAATAAGCCTTAAACCTGAGAATAAATTGATCTCCAACCAAAACATTACAGAGATAACAAGGTCTCGTCACCTCAACGGCTCAACCTATGACGAGAACAGTCAATACATCTGATTTTTCGACTATGTGCCCTAATGGCACACACTAACAAGTTTCTCTTTTCTATTTTACCTTAAAACATATTTCATCTTCTAACAGTTTTCAAGTAAGGGCATATGTCTTAGTCACGGTTGTATGATTTGGGATATGATTTACCGATCCTTGAACAAAACTAAACAGATTAGAACGGAGTTCCATAGGGTACTAGGTCGTCATAGTGTTACTGGTTTTCAGTTGCCTATGTCCTCCTCCAAGCATTTCTACAGTGGGTTCGCTACTGAACTTGTTACACACCTAAGGAGGGTCATATCAACCCTGCCGTGAATTACACGAGGTAATatagtactccctctgtcccggtcatttgttgtccttttccatttttgggtgtctcagtcatttgttgtcctttctattttaagaatgaatttgatgagtaatttgatcattcccattcaatttattccacttgtcatttagtaattggtctaatcccctttccttggtctttgtgccaaaaccaaaggacaacaaatgaccgggacggagggagtaaataTTAGGGTATATTAAATGATGATAATTTGAAAATATACTACACACTACTAAAAGATTCTTTCATTAATTCGTAAGTGCACTTGGGCATACAACCAAAAACCCGCATTTCATTTTCATGTAGAAAAAAAATGAATAGACAATCAAGCAACTGTGTAAAATTACCTTGGTGGGATGGAGTGTAACAGGTAATCAAGTCAAAGGACTCCACAGCAGAAGCACAAAGTCTCTGAACCTCCTGACCTGAAGACATCCTATTCACAATGCCTCTACCCATCTTAACAGGTCCACCACTCAAGGTACCTAGTTCCGCTTCAAGTTTTCTAGCACCCTCGTCCACAGTTTCAGAAAGCTTCTGGTATATCTTTGTTCCACAAAGAAGCTTCTGGCTCAAGCAGATTCGATAACATAAGATGTCCACCCGCCTGGTTTCCTTTGCAACCATTAGCTGCTTTCTCCAGCATCTTCATATAAGTTGTTAATGATTTACATCAGTTTTTTAAGCAGTGTGGCCACATATAAACAAAATGCAATCACATGGTATTAAAATGCGCTATCGGTCAGACAGTCACAATAACAATCGGGCTCTATTAGTAACAAGATGTCGCGGACGTAATTTAGCAGGTTGCAGTCAATGCAGCCGTAATTGCTATAACGTTGACCAATGGGTTGAAACTTGAATCTTTCATTCCTTAAGATCTGAAGTTGGATTGGTTTATCCTGTTTATCATCTATCTTTTCTCTATCATGGCCTATTTTCTCACGAATACATACACCATTTGCAAATATACATGTTTCCCGATACTAATGTCCCAAAATtacatgtagtgtatatcaagtGCAAAATCAGAGGAACAGCAGCAATTATTTTAGATATTGGTTGAT
This sequence is a window from Silene latifolia isolate original U9 population chromosome 8, ASM4854445v1, whole genome shotgun sequence. Protein-coding genes within it:
- the LOC141597227 gene encoding VIN3-like protein 2 translates to MDSSFVGDVFDPTKCHKLSMEKRRDIVYELAKWSHGAEAMLQTWSRQDILQILCAEMGKERKYTGLTKLKMIEQLLKVVSENNSRDHESVVCEPHPSPSVSQKRSKRSSRKPEHLYRLLNSASATNISACNTDGDTGCATYCKNSACKARFNNGDVFCKRCTCCICHKYDDNKDPSLWLTCGSDPPFPGDACNLSCHLECALEHGRAGIARDGRVAQLDGAFYCVSCGKMNDLMRCWRKQLMVAKETRRVDILCYRICLSQKLLCGTKIYQKLSETVDEGARKLEAELGTLSGGPVKMGRGIVNRMSSGQEVQRLCASAVESFDLITCYTPSHQDSQIHSPATNWSSFSSPSSVEDETTNITTCCDLNENKTEDYFDYYTTTNKMVDPDSSNEPLNSTDASHNPIPSCGSDEEHATGKVGSIDQSDVTQLGTGLVSDGQTDKGSNDLDKSDQLMQPSVGPETGLPVTPNRKESLKSLSKAKDGNLGKEHERSSSKKRRSQTRDEEHVGDGNDLAGSNLEYYIKVIRWLECVGHIDKSFRQNFLTWYCSRATPRETRIVKAFVDTLIEDPVSLSEQLVDTFGEIVSSKRSPDIPHGLCLKLWH